The uncultured Desulfobulbus sp. genome window below encodes:
- a CDS encoding 2-oxoacid:acceptor oxidoreductase subunit alpha — protein MKPAVLTGEHYITGDVACAEGAIAAGCKFFGAYPITPATEIAEHMAARLPDIGGTFIQMEDEIAAIASILGAAWTGVKSMTATSGPGFSLMMENLGLGVCTETPCVIVNVQRTGPSTGLPTQTGQGDMMQARWGSHGDYELIALAPSSPQDCFYQTIRAFNLSEKYRVPVLVMADEIVGHMSEKVVIPDAKKIKLVDRPKPTGRKDRFRLYEAGPNGVAPMPAIGDGYNVHVTGLTHDERGYPAMTVEAQEEMMTRIKGKIRNNLDDIIETESYKMDDAEIVIVSYGVSVRTGLSAVDQARAKGYKVGLLRLVTVWPFPEEMIREIAKKVKGFITVEINLGQVHYEVERCAGGDAKAYLVGSAGGKIIHPEKVLACIEKEF, from the coding sequence ATGAAACCAGCTGTTCTCACCGGCGAACATTATATCACCGGCGATGTTGCCTGCGCTGAAGGTGCCATCGCTGCCGGCTGTAAATTTTTCGGCGCTTACCCCATCACTCCGGCTACAGAAATCGCAGAGCACATGGCCGCCCGTCTGCCCGATATCGGGGGCACCTTTATCCAGATGGAAGATGAGATCGCGGCCATTGCTTCGATTCTCGGAGCTGCCTGGACCGGAGTGAAATCCATGACCGCGACCTCAGGGCCCGGATTCTCCCTGATGATGGAGAATTTAGGCCTTGGCGTCTGCACTGAAACTCCCTGCGTTATTGTTAATGTCCAGCGAACCGGCCCCTCCACCGGCCTGCCCACCCAGACAGGGCAGGGCGATATGATGCAGGCCCGCTGGGGCTCCCACGGTGATTACGAATTGATCGCCCTGGCCCCCTCATCTCCCCAGGACTGTTTCTATCAGACCATTCGCGCTTTTAATCTCAGCGAGAAATACCGGGTTCCGGTCTTGGTGATGGCCGATGAGATCGTGGGCCATATGAGTGAGAAGGTCGTCATTCCGGATGCCAAAAAAATTAAACTGGTTGACCGGCCTAAACCCACTGGCCGCAAAGATCGTTTCCGACTCTATGAGGCTGGTCCCAACGGTGTGGCCCCCATGCCCGCCATCGGCGATGGCTACAACGTTCATGTCACCGGACTGACCCATGATGAGCGTGGCTACCCGGCCATGACCGTTGAAGCCCAGGAAGAGATGATGACTCGGATTAAGGGCAAAATTCGCAACAATCTCGACGATATCATCGAGACCGAGTCCTACAAGATGGATGATGCGGAGATTGTCATCGTCAGCTACGGCGTTTCTGTGCGTACCGGGCTTTCGGCCGTAGATCAGGCGCGGGCTAAAGGGTACAAGGTTGGCCTGTTGCGTCTGGTGACAGTCTGGCCCTTTCCCGAGGAGATGATTCGGGAGATCGCTAAAAAGGTCAAAGGCTTCATCACCGTTGAGATCAACCTCGGTCAGGTCCACTACGAGGTGGAGCGCTGCGCCGGTGGCGACGCCAAGGCGTATCTGGTCGGCAGTGCCGGCGGTAAGATTATTCACCCGGAAAAGGTTCTTGCCTGCATTGAAAAGGAGTTTTAA
- a CDS encoding 2-oxoacid:ferredoxin oxidoreductase subunit beta translates to MTTNPKKLAKQPEHPLDDLIRTERIPHIWCPGCGIGTVFSSCLSAIKATELPYNQFTMVSGIGCSARGAGYIKLDSFHTTHGRAIPFASGIKMANPDLKVIVFSGDGDLFAIGGNHFIHAARRNMDMTVICVNNLTYGMTGGQVAATTPNMAKSTTTPLGNPDAPFNLPLLAYASGATYVARWTILQTRDLTTAINEAINHKGFSFIEVLSPCPINYGRRNKEKPIDTMKLYQDHTIIKHGANPAEADIDFGKGVVIGKFIHIDKSTCDDRYVEMHRPCSDD, encoded by the coding sequence ATGACCACCAATCCTAAAAAACTGGCCAAGCAACCTGAGCATCCGCTAGATGATCTCATCCGCACCGAACGGATTCCCCACATCTGGTGTCCCGGTTGCGGTATCGGTACGGTTTTCTCCTCCTGCCTCTCAGCTATCAAGGCAACAGAGTTGCCCTACAACCAGTTTACCATGGTCTCGGGCATTGGCTGTTCAGCGCGTGGGGCGGGCTATATTAAGCTGGATTCCTTTCATACCACCCATGGCCGCGCCATCCCCTTTGCCAGTGGCATCAAGATGGCTAATCCAGATTTGAAAGTGATCGTTTTTTCCGGTGACGGTGATCTCTTTGCCATTGGCGGTAACCATTTTATCCATGCGGCCCGCCGTAATATGGATATGACCGTTATCTGCGTCAACAACCTGACCTACGGTATGACCGGTGGCCAGGTGGCTGCAACCACCCCGAATATGGCTAAATCCACGACCACTCCATTGGGTAATCCGGACGCTCCCTTTAACCTGCCGCTTCTGGCTTACGCCTCCGGTGCAACCTACGTTGCCCGCTGGACCATTCTTCAGACCCGTGATCTGACCACCGCCATTAACGAAGCCATCAATCATAAAGGTTTTTCCTTTATCGAGGTGCTTTCTCCCTGTCCCATCAACTACGGACGTCGTAATAAAGAGAAACCCATCGATACCATGAAGCTTTATCAGGATCACACCATCATCAAACATGGTGCCAATCCTGCCGAGGCGGATATCGATTTTGGTAAAGGCGTCGTGATCGGAAAATTCATCCATATCGACAAATCGACCTGTGATGATCGCTATGTTGAAATGCACCGGCCTTGTAGCGACGATTGA
- a CDS encoding 2-oxoacid:acceptor oxidoreductase family protein has product MSTKKAHNQTEIIVTGFGGQGIILAGRILGMAASLVDKKESTLVQAYGPESRGGACNAQVIISDTPIHYPYVNTPQILVAMSQAGYDKFAPSLTPESILLVDQDLVNPEDAVCDSFAIPATRMAENLGNKMMANIIMIGFCTAITGAVSADAAQATIQTSVPKGTEEKNIKAYTKGYDYGRSTLKGREKRAAGQTGVMA; this is encoded by the coding sequence ATGAGTACAAAAAAAGCACACAACCAGACAGAGATAATCGTCACCGGGTTTGGTGGGCAGGGTATCATCCTTGCCGGCCGAATTCTGGGGATGGCGGCCTCGCTTGTGGATAAAAAAGAATCGACCCTGGTACAGGCCTATGGCCCGGAATCCCGCGGTGGCGCCTGTAACGCCCAGGTAATTATCTCGGATACACCGATCCATTACCCTTATGTGAATACACCCCAAATTCTCGTGGCCATGTCCCAGGCCGGGTATGATAAATTTGCACCGTCCCTGACACCTGAATCCATCCTTTTAGTTGATCAGGATCTTGTGAATCCTGAGGATGCTGTCTGTGACTCGTTTGCCATCCCGGCTACCCGCATGGCAGAGAATTTAGGGAACAAGATGATGGCCAACATTATTATGATTGGTTTTTGTACCGCCATCACCGGTGCTGTCTCTGCAGATGCCGCCCAGGCCACCATTCAAACCTCCGTGCCCAAAGGAACTGAAGAAAAAAATATCAAGGCCTACACCAAAGGCTATGATTACGGACGCTCCACCTTGAAAGGGCGCGAGAAACGGGCTGCAGGTCAGACAGGAGTAATGGCATAA